In one Mauremys mutica isolate MM-2020 ecotype Southern chromosome 3, ASM2049712v1, whole genome shotgun sequence genomic region, the following are encoded:
- the LOC123366928 gene encoding 60S ribosomal protein L35: MAKIKARDLRGKKKEELLKQLDDLKVELSQLRVAKVTGGAASKLSKIRVVRKSIARVLTVINQTQKENLRKFYKGKKYKPLDLRPKKTRAMRRRLNKYEESLKTKKQQRKERLYPVRKFAVKA, from the coding sequence ATGGCTAAGATCAAGGCCCGCGACCTGCGAGGGAAGAAGAAGGAGGAGCTGCTGAAGCAGCTGGATGACCTGAAGGTGGAGCTGTCCCAGCTGCGGGTGGCCAAGGTGACTGGCGGAGCCGCCTCCAAGCTGTCCAAGATCCGGGTTGTCCGCAAATCCATTGCCAGAGTGCTGACTGTCATCAACCAGACCCAGAAAGAGAACCTGAGGAAATTTTACAAAGGCAAAAAGTACAAGCCTCTTGACCTACGGCCGAAGAAGACTCGTGCCATGCGCCGCAGATTAAATAAGTACGAAGAAAGTTTGAAGACCAAAAAACAGCAGCGAAAAGAGCGCCTGTACCCTGTCCGGAAGTTTGCTGTTAAGGCATAA